GGGGCCGCATTCTCGGCGTCAGCAATGTCGGCCGGTTGAACGAACTTATTGCCGCCGGCGAAATCGTCAATTTCATCAGAATTTCCGAAGCGTTCCATGAAAAAAAAATAGCGCGGATTGCCGACGCCATCCAGGCGCGCCGGGGACAGGTCAGGTTGGTGTTCATCTCGGGGCCGTCCGCCGCCGGCAAAACGACTTTTTCAAAACGGCTGGCGATCCAGATGGAAGTGAACGGCATGCGGCCGATCACGCTTTCACTGGACAATTATTACGTGGACAATGAAAAGACGCCCCGCGACAAAAGCGGCAAGCCAGATTACGAGCATATCAAGGCCCTGGATGTCGCCCTTTTCAACCGGCACCTTGTCCGCCTGATCCACGGCGGGGAAATTGAGCTTACCCGTTTTGATTTCGGCCGCAAAAAAAGGATCATGACGGGCCGGAAACTGAAAATTGAACGGGATCAGATCGTCATCGTTGAGGGCATTCACGGCCTGAACCCGGCCTTTACACCCATGCTGGACCGGCGGCGGCAATTTAAAATTTACATCAGCGCCATGACCCAGCTCAACATTGACTGCCACAACCGGATATCAACAACCGACAACCGCCTGATGCGCCGCATGATCCGCGACCATATCTTTCGCGGTAATCCGCCCCTGACCACCCTGAAAATGTGGCCGGTGGTGCGGCGCGGTGAAAAACGATGGATTTTCCCGTTCCAGGGCCAGGCCGATGTCTTTTTCAATTCCGCCCTGGATTACGAACTGGCCGTCCTCAAACCGCTGGTTGAACCGCTCCTGATGCAAATCAAGCCGGCCGATCCCGAATACGCCGAAGCCAGGCGGCTGCAGGAATTTCTCTCAAACTTCCTCGGCGTGGTCAAAAACGCGGTTCCGCCCACGTCCATTCTGCGCGAATACATCGGGTCCAGCACTTTCAAGTATTGACCCGCCGGATAACCTTGGAAGGAGTTCGGCCGCTATATTCTTGCGCGGCCAGGCATGGCCGCGGCGCCGGACAAAGCCTGCGCCGTGTTCCAAACCGGCCGGCGCGCGCTTCAGGAACGCCACGCATATTACTTCGCCCAAGGGGCTATGAAGGTCGCGAGCCACAGGGCATCTTGGCGAAGAAGGGTGAAAACAATTGTCCCGAAAAAAAAAGAGGCAAGAATTAAAAAATTGATTCCGCGGCTTTAAAAAGGTAAATTATTTGTTTGCCGAATCTTCGGGGACTGATTTTTCCGGAGAAGAGCAAAAAAACGGAGAGGTGACCGAGCGGCCGAAGGTGTACGACTGGAAATCGTATGTGCCCCAAAAGGGCACCGCGGGTTCAAATCCCGCCCTCTCCGCCAGTATTCCGCGGGCGCGGGAAAAAAACAGGCTTGCCAAAAACCGCGCGTTATATTAAAAAAAACGCCGCATCTGGAACAACCACGGGGAGGAGAAAAAGAGAATATGTATTCGGCATCCGATTTGCGCAAGGGACTGCGGGTGGAAATTGACGGCGTACCTTATATCATCACCGATTTTAATTTTGTCAAACCGGGGAAAGGCGCGGCGATTTACAACTGCAAAATGAAAAACCTGCTTAACGGCAGCACTCTTTCCAGAAGTTATCGGACCAACGACAAGCTGGACGAGCCCAAACTGGAAGAGCGCGCCGTGCGGTTTTCATACCAGGACGGCGAAAATTACATTTTTGTTGATAAAAATTTTGAGCAGGTCGGCGTTGCGGCCGAAGTGCTCGGCGACTCGCGTTTCTTTTTGACAGAGGATATTGAAGCGGAAATCCTGATTCATAACGGACGCCCCATAGACGTGGAACTGCCGACCTTCGTTGAAAAGGAAATCAAGGAAACCGAACCCGGCTTCCGCGGCAATACGGCCACCAACGTTCAGAAACAGGCCAAAATTGAGGGCGGATACGAACTGCAGGTGCCGCTCTTCATCAACCAGGGCGACATCGTCAAAATTGACACCCGCACCGGCGGTTATGCCGACCGCGTCCGCGCTACCAAGGTGCTATAGTCCGTTTTGCCGGGAATTACCGGCCGGATGCAATTGTAATTCCGCGCTGTTCAATATTTTTGATCTGCATGACCTTCAGGCCTTGGGCGCACTTTATAAACTGCGCCCGGTTATCGTCACCGTAACTTTCATATGTTTCAAGATGAAAAAACAC
Above is a genomic segment from Kiritimatiellia bacterium containing:
- a CDS encoding nucleoside kinase, which translates into the protein MNQIQVSVEGGAAQNYPVNTPVSALLRTPLDKRGFPFIGALVNHYTVSLSYPLKVNCRVRFLTAADPLGMRIYRNSLSFLLAKTVCQYFPGVRLCIEHSLSTGVFYTVENAKKGGRAALFRQIEKKMRQTAAANPAIERRNLSFADAIKLLERAGLKEKADLLRFRNPPKITVHWCDGFFDLAHGPLASRAEDLKCFRLINYPPGLVLQFPDPRNPRRAAGFRAQPHLFNIFHEHKEWGRILGVSNVGRLNELIAAGEIVNFIRISEAFHEKKIARIADAIQARRGQVRLVFISGPSAAGKTTFSKRLAIQMEVNGMRPITLSLDNYYVDNEKTPRDKSGKPDYEHIKALDVALFNRHLVRLIHGGEIELTRFDFGRKKRIMTGRKLKIERDQIVIVEGIHGLNPAFTPMLDRRRQFKIYISAMTQLNIDCHNRISTTDNRLMRRMIRDHIFRGNPPLTTLKMWPVVRRGEKRWIFPFQGQADVFFNSALDYELAVLKPLVEPLLMQIKPADPEYAEARRLQEFLSNFLGVVKNAVPPTSILREYIGSSTFKY
- the efp gene encoding elongation factor P, which gives rise to MYSASDLRKGLRVEIDGVPYIITDFNFVKPGKGAAIYNCKMKNLLNGSTLSRSYRTNDKLDEPKLEERAVRFSYQDGENYIFVDKNFEQVGVAAEVLGDSRFFLTEDIEAEILIHNGRPIDVELPTFVEKEIKETEPGFRGNTATNVQKQAKIEGGYELQVPLFINQGDIVKIDTRTGGYADRVRATKVL